A genome region from Pseudanabaena sp. Chao 1811 includes the following:
- a CDS encoding ferredoxin:protochlorophyllide reductase (ATP-dependent) subunit N, giving the protein MALEPCTEVPAINTQKINTDLAVLKERGQREVFCGLTGIVWLHRKMQDAFFLVVGSRTCAHLIQSAAGVMIFAEPRFGTAILGERDLAGLADANEELDRVVDQLLERRPDIGTLFLVGSCPSEVIKLDLAKASERLNQRFFPKVRILNYSGSGIETTFTQGEDACLGSMVPVLPHSQDEPSLMVVGSLADVVEDQFQRLFDKLGIPVSFFPPRRAAKLPPIGKGTKLLLAQPFLSDTVRSLISRGATLLPSPYPFGIEGTTAWLKTAADAWNVDKEKFEEAIAPQVNRATIALERYRQVLTGRKAFLFPDSQLEIPLARFLSRECGMELVEVGTPYIDRLLMDSEINLLPVGTALSEGQDVEKQLDRCREARPDITVCGLGLANPLEAEGMATKWSIELVFSPIHGYDQAADLAELFARPLERRRRLTV; this is encoded by the coding sequence ATGGCTCTAGAGCCTTGCACAGAAGTTCCTGCTATCAATACTCAGAAGATAAACACCGATCTTGCCGTGCTCAAAGAGCGGGGACAAAGGGAGGTGTTTTGTGGCTTGACGGGAATCGTCTGGTTACACCGCAAAATGCAGGATGCTTTTTTCTTAGTCGTAGGTTCACGAACCTGCGCTCACTTGATCCAGTCTGCGGCTGGAGTGATGATTTTTGCTGAGCCAAGATTCGGCACTGCGATTCTCGGCGAACGTGATCTAGCTGGTCTTGCAGATGCCAATGAAGAACTTGATCGTGTTGTTGATCAGTTACTAGAGCGTCGTCCTGATATTGGCACTCTCTTTTTAGTGGGATCATGTCCCTCTGAAGTGATTAAGCTCGATCTTGCTAAGGCTTCTGAACGTCTCAATCAGCGATTCTTTCCCAAAGTTAGAATTCTTAATTATTCAGGCAGTGGCATTGAAACTACCTTTACTCAAGGCGAAGATGCTTGTTTAGGATCAATGGTTCCTGTCCTACCCCATAGCCAAGATGAACCTAGTCTAATGGTGGTAGGTAGTCTTGCCGATGTGGTAGAAGATCAGTTCCAAAGACTATTCGATAAATTAGGTATTCCTGTTAGTTTCTTTCCACCGCGTCGTGCCGCCAAATTACCACCGATCGGCAAAGGCACAAAACTCCTGTTAGCTCAACCTTTTCTGAGTGACACAGTGCGATCGCTGATTTCACGGGGTGCGACATTATTACCATCGCCCTATCCCTTTGGTATCGAAGGTACAACCGCATGGTTAAAAACAGCCGCAGATGCTTGGAATGTGGATAAGGAGAAATTTGAAGAGGCGATCGCTCCTCAAGTGAATCGCGCCACCATTGCCCTAGAGCGATATCGCCAAGTCTTGACAGGTCGCAAAGCCTTTCTATTCCCCGACTCGCAATTGGAAATTCCATTGGCACGTTTTCTCTCTAGAGAATGCGGCATGGAGCTAGTCGAAGTAGGTACACCCTATATTGATCGCCTGTTAATGGATAGTGAAATTAATCTATTACCAGTCGGTACTGCCCTTTCAGAGGGTCAGGATGTAGAAAAGCAACTGGATCGTTGCCGTGAAGCCCGTCCTGATATTACCGTCTGTGGTCTAGGACTCGCAAACCCTCTCGAAGCAGAAGGTATGGCTACAAAATGGTCAATTGAATTAGTGTTTTCGCCAATTCACGGTTACGACCAAGCCGCTGATTTAGCAGAGCTATTTGCTCGTCCACTTGAGAGA
- a CDS encoding DUF554 domain-containing protein has protein sequence MLDFWTKTSGTWINIFAIAIGTFLGLILRGRFLSQVLPILKQAIGLITMFVSINMANSLLKVKAGALDGVILSLIALIIGGVIGELSQLEKHLESVGDWLKAKFKGKGKFTEGFVAASLLFCIGPMAIIGSLNNGLTGDNNLLALKSALDGFISIVFASTYGIGVGFSALPVGLYQGIMSVLAGNLAQSLPDPANAQPVLIITGVGGLMLLGLGLNLLELAKVRVASFLPALAIAPLVYWLADSFK, from the coding sequence ATGCTAGATTTTTGGACAAAAACCAGTGGTACTTGGATTAATATCTTTGCGATCGCCATTGGTACATTTTTAGGATTAATCCTGCGAGGACGATTTCTTTCGCAAGTTTTGCCAATTCTCAAACAGGCGATCGGGCTAATCACCATGTTTGTCAGCATTAACATGGCAAATAGCTTACTCAAGGTTAAAGCTGGAGCTTTAGATGGAGTGATCCTATCTTTGATTGCCTTAATTATTGGTGGCGTGATTGGCGAACTCAGTCAGCTTGAGAAACATCTAGAATCCGTTGGCGACTGGCTAAAAGCTAAATTTAAGGGAAAAGGTAAGTTTACAGAAGGTTTTGTGGCAGCAAGCCTGTTGTTTTGTATTGGACCAATGGCAATTATTGGTAGCCTCAACAATGGATTGACTGGCGATAATAACCTACTAGCGTTGAAATCAGCCCTTGACGGTTTTATTTCGATCGTATTTGCCAGCACTTATGGCATTGGTGTGGGTTTCTCAGCCTTGCCTGTTGGGCTTTACCAAGGCATTATGTCAGTGCTTGCAGGCAACTTAGCCCAAAGCTTACCAGACCCAGCTAATGCTCAACCAGTACTCATTATTACTGGCGTTGGTGGATTAATGCTGTTGGGACTCGGTTTAAATTTATTAGAACTAGCAAAAGTCCGCGTTGCTTCTTTTTTACCAGCACTGGCGATCGCACCTTTAGTCTATTGGCTTGCCGACAGCTTCAAATAA
- a CDS encoding PP2C family protein-serine/threonine phosphatase produces the protein MSLSLPPRNRSLPPQPDIDNASVMVMKDLKDLLRRMSQDQNKIHELLSFLGYALRSFSNLNQFLELIPLIASRVTDSDGGALILFKASGQMRLESLHCPERNQGGMKAKQVRTAIERAIQQVLTGSPTALDEMVSRYLGADVHLFGTSVLVKNSVRGRLYIFSRKPDYVWTDNKRTLMRLVADQTSVGLENHELTTELIKKERQDREMEIGAEIQRQLLPRSCPKIQGIEIAARCSTASRVGGDYYDFIPMQKGDRWSFVVGDVMGKGVPAGLIMTMTRGMLRAEVLNNHSPSKILEHLNEVMYEDLEKSHRFVTMFYSEYDPATQILSFSNAAHTPALHWRSKSRSVHALDTMGALIGLEAGSKYEERSTHLDAGDVVIYYTDGFTEAASPEGDRFDEENLRKALDWACQNCFPLSEDVTRPQMILDYIFQEVQNFIGEGHTHTDDMTLVVLQIKEKAPAN, from the coding sequence ATGTCTCTATCATTGCCACCTAGAAATAGATCGCTCCCACCACAGCCCGATATAGACAATGCGTCTGTGATGGTGATGAAAGATCTCAAAGATCTGCTCAGGCGCATGAGTCAAGATCAAAACAAAATCCATGAGCTGCTTAGCTTCTTGGGTTACGCTCTTCGCAGCTTTAGTAATCTCAATCAATTTCTTGAATTAATTCCTCTCATAGCCAGTCGTGTGACTGACTCCGATGGTGGTGCGCTAATTTTATTTAAGGCAAGTGGGCAAATGCGCCTTGAGTCTCTACATTGTCCTGAACGCAATCAGGGGGGCATGAAAGCCAAACAGGTACGCACTGCGATCGAGCGGGCAATTCAGCAGGTTTTAACAGGTAGTCCCACTGCCCTTGATGAAATGGTCAGTCGCTATTTGGGGGCAGATGTACATTTGTTTGGGACATCTGTACTAGTCAAAAATTCTGTACGTGGGCGGCTCTATATCTTTAGCCGTAAGCCTGATTATGTCTGGACAGATAATAAGCGCACCTTGATGCGTCTGGTCGCCGATCAAACTTCAGTGGGACTAGAAAATCATGAACTCACTACCGAATTAATTAAAAAAGAGCGCCAAGATCGGGAGATGGAGATCGGCGCAGAAATCCAAAGACAACTCTTACCGCGCAGTTGCCCAAAGATTCAAGGCATTGAGATCGCGGCACGATGTTCTACTGCTAGCCGCGTTGGTGGTGACTATTATGACTTTATCCCGATGCAAAAGGGCGATCGCTGGAGTTTCGTAGTCGGCGATGTCATGGGTAAAGGTGTCCCCGCAGGACTAATCATGACAATGACACGGGGCATGTTACGCGCCGAAGTATTAAACAATCATTCCCCTAGCAAAATTTTGGAACATCTCAACGAAGTGATGTATGAGGATCTCGAAAAATCCCATCGCTTTGTCACTATGTTTTACTCAGAGTATGATCCTGCAACGCAAATTCTGTCCTTTAGTAATGCCGCCCATACCCCTGCATTACATTGGCGCTCTAAGAGTCGGAGTGTCCATGCCCTTGATACGATGGGCGCTTTAATCGGCTTAGAAGCTGGTTCTAAATATGAAGAACGCAGTACCCATCTAGATGCGGGGGATGTCGTTATTTATTACACCGATGGCTTTACAGAAGCAGCAAGTCCTGAAGGCGATCGCTTTGATGAAGAGAACCTCCGCAAAGCGCTAGACTGGGCTTGTCAAAATTGCTTCCCCCTTTCTGAAGATGTCACACGTCCTCAGATGATTCTTGACTACATCTTCCAAGAAGTGCAAAACTTTATCGGAGAGGGGCATACTCATACTGATGATATGACCCTCGTAGTCTTGCAAATCAAAGAAAAGGCTCCAGCAAATTAA
- the ftsY gene encoding signal recognition particle-docking protein FtsY has translation MVFNWFRRKFDDDKDPNNQPVEPAQAEEPSPESTPESSPIASPASQDLLNWAKAAYANVQQQAEVVEETASEVTEPAITASEAEVAEPEVVESAPESIEPVLVQPEIAEPEIAPESPQTEVTEPAVEIDAPEVIAEIPQPAPIAASPLEISSEPIPESPALVQPAIAEAAPAEITPEPETASVPFWMQSESDRQARIAALEATAIIEPEPEVKPEVKVRRKPTIEFDDNFIWSAEVLASQGRRPEEISVEEITWLNRLRQGLDKTRLSLVNQLKAIVGQGPLSADSVDDIEALLLQADVGVKATDQIISKLQDKLRKEVLPPEEAIAYLKQILREMLDVTAQTGASNKGEPIPMLIPEKNQLNIWLITGVNGAGKTTTIGKLSHLSVKSGYKTLIAAADTFRAAAVEQVKSWGQRSNVDVISNPAQNADPAAVVFDAISAAQARGTELLLVDTAGRLQNKKNLMEELSKIRRIVDKKSAEAKIESLLVLDSTLGQNGLKQAEVFAQSAGITGVILTKLDGTAKGGVAIAVVQQLGLPIRFIGAGEGIEDLRPFSSYEFVEALLSN, from the coding sequence ATGGTGTTTAACTGGTTTCGACGAAAGTTTGATGATGACAAAGATCCTAATAATCAACCTGTAGAGCCAGCCCAAGCTGAAGAGCCATCGCCAGAATCTACGCCAGAATCTAGCCCGATCGCATCACCTGCCTCTCAAGATTTATTAAATTGGGCTAAGGCTGCCTATGCCAATGTCCAGCAGCAGGCAGAAGTTGTCGAGGAAACGGCATCAGAGGTTACTGAGCCAGCAATTACCGCGTCTGAAGCAGAGGTTGCTGAGCCAGAAGTTGTCGAATCTGCACCAGAAAGTATTGAGCCTGTCCTAGTTCAACCTGAGATCGCTGAGCCAGAAATCGCTCCAGAAAGTCCTCAGACTGAGGTTACTGAACCCGCAGTAGAGATTGACGCGCCAGAAGTCATTGCCGAAATTCCTCAACCTGCACCGATCGCCGCGTCACCCCTAGAAATATCATCAGAGCCAATCCCTGAATCTCCCGCATTGGTTCAACCTGCGATCGCTGAAGCCGCCCCCGCAGAAATTACACCAGAACCAGAAACTGCATCTGTGCCTTTTTGGATGCAGTCCGAAAGCGATCGCCAAGCCCGTATTGCTGCCCTCGAAGCCACGGCGATCATTGAGCCAGAGCCAGAAGTCAAACCCGAAGTCAAGGTCAGACGCAAGCCCACCATCGAATTTGACGATAATTTCATCTGGTCAGCCGAAGTCCTCGCCTCTCAAGGTCGCCGCCCCGAAGAAATCTCCGTTGAAGAAATCACATGGCTAAACCGTCTACGCCAAGGCTTAGATAAAACCCGTCTATCACTAGTCAATCAACTAAAGGCGATCGTGGGACAAGGTCCCCTCAGTGCCGATTCCGTTGATGATATCGAAGCTTTGCTCTTGCAGGCGGATGTGGGTGTAAAGGCAACCGATCAGATTATTTCTAAATTGCAAGACAAACTGCGTAAGGAAGTTTTGCCCCCTGAAGAAGCGATCGCCTATCTCAAGCAAATTTTGCGCGAGATGCTCGATGTCACGGCTCAGACTGGTGCATCCAACAAAGGTGAACCCATCCCGATGCTGATCCCTGAAAAAAATCAACTCAATATTTGGTTGATTACAGGCGTAAATGGTGCAGGTAAAACTACAACTATCGGCAAACTCTCCCACCTCAGTGTCAAATCTGGCTATAAAACCCTGATCGCCGCCGCCGATACATTCCGTGCTGCTGCCGTGGAGCAAGTCAAGAGTTGGGGACAAAGATCTAACGTCGATGTGATTTCTAACCCTGCCCAAAATGCCGATCCTGCCGCCGTTGTCTTCGATGCAATTAGTGCTGCCCAAGCCAGAGGCACGGAATTATTACTCGTCGATACCGCAGGACGTTTGCAAAACAAGAAAAACTTGATGGAAGAACTCAGCAAAATTCGCCGCATTGTTGATAAAAAATCCGCCGAGGCAAAAATCGAATCTTTGCTAGTCCTAGACTCCACCCTCGGACAAAATGGTCTCAAGCAAGCTGAAGTATTTGCCCAATCCGCAGGGATTACAGGGGTAATTCTCACGAAACTTGATGGCACGGCAAAGGGTGGGGTGGCGATCGCTGTAGTCCAACAGCTCGGCTTACCCATTAGATTTATCGGTGCAGGGGAAGGTATCGAAGATTTGCGCCCATTTTCAAGTTACGAATTTGTGGAAGCCCTATTGAGTAATTAA